A region from the Drosophila ananassae strain 14024-0371.13 chromosome 2L, ASM1763931v2, whole genome shotgun sequence genome encodes:
- the LOC6499021 gene encoding cardio acceleratory peptide 2b: MKFILSMSKLVSAVLVFVLLAEFSAAEMEHDKNRRGANLGLYAFPRVGRGDPSFGNSLRDGLDAGPLDGIYPDASQEDYNDSEFQKRASGLVAFPRVGRGDAELRKFAHLLALQQVLDKRTGPSASSGLWFGPRLGKRSVDSKSFAKGQKEFN, encoded by the exons atgaaattcatTCTAAGCATGTCTAAATTGGTCAGCGCTGTTTTAGTGTTTGTTTTACTGGCAGAGTTCAGTGCAGCTG AGATGGAGCACGATAAGAACCGACGAGGCGCTAACTTGGGGCTATATGCATTCCCGCGAGTAGGCCGCGGCGATCCCAGCTTTGGGAATAGTCTGCGGGACGGATTAGATGCCGGGCCTCTCGATGGCATTTACCCAGATGCCTCCCAGGAGGATTATAATG ACTCGGAATTCCAGAAGCGGGCCAGTGGCCTGGTGGCTTTTCCCCGAGTGGGACGGGGGGATGCTGAGCTGCGGAAATTCGCCCACCTGTTGGCCCTGCAACAGGTCCTGGACAAACGCACCGGTCCCAGTGCCTCCTCGGGCCTTTGGTTCGGTCCCCGGCTGGGCAAGCGAAGCGTCGACTCCAAGTCCTTCGCAAAGGGCCAAAAGGAATTCAATTAA
- the LOC6499020 gene encoding transient receptor potential protein, with translation MSGTTESDAEKALGSRLDYDLMMAEEYILSDVEKNFILACERGDIPGVKKIIEEYLGSDKFNINCTDPMNRSALISAIENENFDLMVLLLENNIEVGDALLHAISEEYVEAVEELLQWEETNHKEGQPYSWEAVDRSKSTFTVDITPLILAAHRNNYEILKILLDRGATLPMPHDVKCGCDECVTSQTTDSLRHSQSRINAYRALSASSLIALSSRDPVLTAFQLSWELKRLQAMESEFRAEYTEMRQMVQDFGTSLLDHARTSMELEVMLNFNHEPSNDIWCPGQRQTLERLKLAIRYKQKTFVAHPNVQQLLAAIWYEGLPGFRRKQASQQLMDVIKLGCSFPIYSLKYILAPESDGAKFMRKPFVKFITHSCSYMFFLMLLGAASLRVVQITFELLAFPWMLTMLEDWRKHERGSLPGPIELAIITYIMALIFEELKSLYSDGLFEYIMDLWNIVDYISNMFYVTWILCRATAWVIVHRDLWFRGIDPYFPREHWHPFDPMLLSEGAFAAGMVLSYLKLVHIFSINPNLGPLQVSLGRMIIDIIKFFFIYTLVLFAFGCGLNQLLWYYAELEKNKCYHLHPDVADFDDQEKACTIWRRFSNLFETSQSLFWASFGLVDLVSFDLAGIKSFTRFWALLMFGSYSVINIIVLLNMLIAMMSNSYQIISERADTEWKFARSQLWMSYFEDGGTIPPPFNLCPNMKMLRNILGRKRPSRTKSFMRKSMERAQVLHDKVMKLLVRRYITAEQRRRDEYGITEDDIIEVRQDISSLRFELLEIFTNNSWDVPDIEKKTQGVAQTTKGKVMERRILKDFQIGFVENLKQEMSESESGRDIFSSLAKVIGRKKTQKGDKDWNAIARKNTFTADPIGSKRSSMQRHSQRSLRRKIIEQANEGLLMNQNQLIEFNPNLGDVTRATRVAYVKFMRKKMAADEVSLGDDEGKPNGEEEKKLDPSGSKKSVSSAGAGGGVSMMAAAAMRASVKNVDEKSGDKDDKSTTIKKPTDDTKKPGDDKKPGDDKNKQQPPKDSKPPPGPPGPKPGEQKPAPAAGAPKPQNGTNGSKPNDQPKPNAPAPPSKPADSKPAAPKSGEAAKPDAAAKKDESSKADGAKPPTGTAGAAKSAAPSAPADAKPDQNTKSGAAEAAEGTKAANEANKKEDPKKNGQDQAKKPGDSKPGDSKPGDAKPDESKKAGDGKDKPGDEKDKKPGDDKNKKPGDDKDKKPGDDKDKKPGDDKDKKPGDDKDKKTGPDDKDKKPGAAPAPLKPAIKVGQSSAAAGGERGKSTVTGRMISGWL, from the exons ATGTCCGGCACTACGGAATCGGACGCCGAAAAGGCGCTGGGCTCTCGCCTGGATTACGATTTAATGATGGCCGAGGAGTATATCCTCAGTGATGTGGAGAAGAATTTTATATTGGCCTGCGAGCGTGGTGATATTCCGGGTGTTAAAAA GATAATCGAGGAATATTTGGGCTCCGATAAGTTTAACATTAACTGCACGGATCCCATGAACCGTTCGGCTCTGATTTCGGCCATCGAAAATGAGAACTTCGACCTGATGGTGCTCCTGTTAGAGAACAACATAGAGGTGGGCGACGCCCTGCTCCATGCCATTTCCGAGGAGTACGTGGAGGCTGTCGAGGAGCTGCTGCAGTGGGAGGAGACCAACCACAAGGAGGGCCAGCCCTAT AGCTGGGAGGCAGTGGACCGTTCGAAGTCGACCTTCACCGTGGACATCACGCCCCTTATCCTAGCGGCCCATCGGAACAACTACGAGATACTCAAAATCCTGCTGGATCGCGGTGCCACGCTGCCAATGCCGCACGACGTCAA GTGCGGCTGTGATGAGTGCGTAACCTCGCAGACTACCGACTCCTTACGCCACTCCCAGTCTAGGATCAACGCCTACCGGGCCCTGTCGGCCAGTTCACTGATTGCGCTCAGCTCTCGGGACCCTGTACTGACCGCCTTCCAATTGTCCTGGGAACTGAAGCGCCTGCAGGCCATGGAATCGGAGTTTCGTGCCGAATATACG GAGATGCGTCAAATGGTGCAGGACTTCGGAACGTCTCTTCTGGACCACGCACGCACATCCATGGAACTCGAGGTGATGCTCAACTTTAACCACGAGCCATCGAACGACATCTGGTGTCCTGGCCAGCGTCAAACGCTTGAACGATTGAAGTTGGCTATTCGTTATAAACAAAAGACG TTTGTGGCCCATCCGAATGTACAACAATTATTGGCTGCCATTTGGTATGAAGGTCTTCCCGGCTTTCGGCGCAAGCAGGCTTCTCAGCAACTAATGGACGTCATCAAGCTAGGATGCAGTTTTCCCATCTACAGTTTGAAATATATCCTGGCACCAGAATCCGATGGAGCCAAGTTCATGCGCAAGCCCTTCGTCAAGTTCATTACTCACTCCTGCTCCTACATGTTTTTCTTAA TGCTTTTGGGTGCCGCCTCCCTGCGAGTGGTGCAAATAACGTTTGAACTCTTGGCATTCCCCTGGATGCTGACCATGCTGGAAGATTGGCGCAAACACGAAAGAGGATCCTTGCCAGGACCCATTGAACTAGCGATCATAACCTACATTATGGCTCTGATATTTGAGGAACTTAAGTCTCTATATTCGGACGGGTTGTTTGAGTATATTATGGATTTATGGAATATAGTCGACTATATATCGAATATGTTCTATGTGACTTGGATTCTTTGTAGAGCTACTGCCTGGGTTATAGTGCAT CGTGATCTCTGGTTTCGAGGCATAGATCCTTATTTTCCACGAGAGCACTGGCATCCTTTTGATCCTATGCTCTTGTCCGAAGGAGCCTTTGCTGCCGGAATGGTGCTCTCGTATCTTAAGCTTGTTCATATCTTTTCAATAAATCCGAATTTGGGTCCTTTGCAAGTGTCTCTGGGACGTATGATAATCGATATCATAAAGTTCTTCTTCATTTACACCTTGGTGTTGTTCGCTTTCGGATGTGGTCTGAACCAATTGTTGTGGTATTACGCGGAGCTTGAGAAGAACAAGTGCTATCACCTGCATCCTGATGTGGCGGATTTTGACGACCAGGAAAAGGCATGCACTATATGGCGGCGATTCTCCAA tcttttcgagacatcgCAATCCCTTTTCTGGGCATCCTTTGGTCTGGTCGATCTGGTGTCCTTCGATCTAGCGGGAATCAAGAGCTTCACCCGCTTCTGGGCCCTTCTGATGTTCGGTTCTTATTCGGTAATCAATATTATTGTGCTGCTCAACATGCTGATTGCCATGATGTCCAATTCGTACCAAATCATCTCGGAGCGAGCCGACACCGAATGGAAGTTTGCTCGATCCCAATTGTGGATGAGTTACTTCGAGGATGGTGGCACCATTCCACCGCCCTTTAATCTCTGCCCCAATATGAAGATGTTGCGCAACATTTTGGGCCGCAAAAGACCTTCAAGAACCAAGAGCTTTATG CGAAAGTCCATGGAACGGGCTCAGGTCCTGCATGACAAAGTGATGAAGCTGCTAGTAAGGAGGTACATTACGGCGGAGCAGAGGCGGCGTGACGAATACGGCATCACCGAGGATGATATCATTGAGGTGCGGCAGGATATCAGCTCCTTGCGCTTCGAGCTACTGGAGATTTTTACAAACAATAGCTGGGATGTCCCAGATATTGAAAAGAAGACACAGG GTGTGGCTCAAACCACCAAGGGCAAGGTGATGGAACGTCGTATCCTTAAAGATTTCCAGATTGGTTTCGTGGAGAATCTGAAACAGGAAATGAGCGAAAGCGAAAGTGGTCGCGATATCTTTTCATCTTTGGCCAAAGTCATTGGCCGTAAAAAGACACAGAAAGG GGATAAGGACTGGAATGCAATTGCGAGAAAGAACACCTTTACGGCAGATCCTATTGGCAGCAAGCGGTCTTCTATGCAGCGTCACAGCCAACGCAGTCTCAGGAGAAAGATTATCGAGCAGGCCAACGAGGGTCTACTGATGAATCAGAATCAATTGATTG AGTTCAATCCCAACTTGGGCGATGTTACCCGAGCTACCAGAGTGGCCTATGTGAAGTTCATGCGTAAAAAGATGGCGGCCGATGAAGTGTCCttaggcgacgacgagggcaAGCCCAATGGTGAAGAGGAGAAGAAGCTGGATCCCTCCGGG TCCAAAAAGTCAGTTTCTAGTGCAGGAGCTGGTGGTGGAGTTTCCATGATGGCTGCGGCTGCGATGAGAGCGTCAGTCAAGAATGTGGATGAAAAATCAGGAGACAAGGATGACAAATCCACCACTATCAAAAAGCCAACTGATGATACTAAGAAGCCTGGGGACGACAAGAAACCAGGAGACGATAAGAACAAACAACAGCCTCCCAAGGACTCCAAGCCACCGCCAGGACCACCCGGTCCGAAACCCGGTGAACAGAAGCCAGCTCCAGCGGCAGGAGCTCCCAAGCCGCAAAATGGAACTAATGGATCTAAGCCCAATGATCAGCCAAAGCCCAATGCTCCGGCGCCTCCATCCAAGCCAGCTGATAGCAAACCTGCGGCTCCGAAATCAGGAGAAGCGGCCAAGCCCGATGCGGCGGCCAAAAAAGATGAGTCCTCAAAAGCTGATGGAGCCAAGCCGCCGACTGGAACAGCTGGAGCCGCGAAGAGTGCTGCTCCTTCGGCTCCGGCGGACGCCAAGCCAGATCAGAACACAAAATCCGGCGCAGCTGAAGCAGCTGAGGGCACTAAGGCTGCCAATGAGGCCAACAAGAAGGAAGACCCGAAGAAGAACGGACAGGATCAGGCCAAGAAGCCGGGCGACTCTAAGCCTGGAGACTCTAAGCCAGGAGATGCCAAGCCTGATGAGAGCAAGAAGGCAGGTGATGGCAAGGATAAGCCAGGTGATGAAAAGGATAAGAAGCCGGGTGATGATAAGAACAAGAAACCAGGCGATGACAAGGACAAAAAGCCAGGGGACGACAAAGACAAGAAACCTGGCGACGACAAGGACAAGAAACCTGGAGATGACAAGGATAAGAAGACGGGCCCAGACGACAAGGACAAGAAGCCAGGAGCAGCTCCAGCGCCGCTCAAGCCGGCGATCAAGGTGGGACAAAGTAGTGCGGCTGCTGGCGGAGAACGAGGCAAGTCCACTGTTACGGGTCGTATGATCTCCGGATGGCTTTAA
- the LOC6499019 gene encoding serine protease 3, producing the protein MLGRTLLVLALVAVCSASSIPHTVVHPKDLPIQHRSIQGRITNGNQASEGQVPYIVGVSLNANGNWWWCGGSIIGHSWILTAAHCTAEANEAILYYGATNYNQPSLRHTVGRENFIMYPDYRGLDQDISLIRTPHVDFYSLINKIELPSLDDRYNSYDNSWAQAAGWGAIYDGSNVVEDLRVVDLRVISVAECQAYYGTETASENTICVETPNGKATCQGDSGGPLVSLDGNKLIGVTSFVSDYGCQVGGPAGFTRVTKYLEWIKEETGIYY; encoded by the exons ATGTTGGGACGTACACTTCTCGTGCTAGCCCTAGTGGCGGTCTGCAGCGCATCCTCTATTCCCCACACGGTTGTCCATCCTAAGGATCTTCCAATTCAGCATCGAAGCATCCAGGGTCGAATCACCAATGGAAATCAGGCGTCTGAAGGACAGGTTCCCTATATTGTGGGCGTTAGTTTGAATGCCAATGGAAactggtggtggtgtggtgGGTCCATTATTGGTCACAGCTGGATCCTTACTGCCGCCCATTGTACTGCTGA GGCAAATGAGGCTATCCTGTACTACGGAGCCACCAACTACAACCAGCCTTCTCTAAGACACACCGTCGGCCGGGAGAACTTTATCATGTATCCCGACTATCGTGGTCTTGATCAGGATATATCTTTGATCCGCACCCCTCACGTCGATTTCTATAGCCTGATTAACAAGATCGAGCTTCCCAGCCTGGACGACCGTTACAACTCGTATGATAACTCCTGGGCCCAGGCCGCTGGTTGGGGCGCCATTTACGATGGCAGCAATGTGGTCGAGGATCTCCGGGTTGTGGACTTGCGAGTCATTTCTGTGGCAGAGTGTCAGGCTTATTATGGAACCGAAACTGCTTCTGAGAACACAATCTGTGTGGAGACTCCCAACGGAAAGGCCACGTGCCAGGGTGATTCTGGTGGTCCCCTGGTCAGTTTGGATGGAAACAAGCTGATTGGAGTCACCTCCTTTGTTTCCGATTACGGTTGCCAGGTGGGAGGACCTGCTGGATTCACTCGTGTGACCAAGTACCTGGAATGGATCAAGGAGGAGACTGGAATTTACTATTAA
- the LOC6499018 gene encoding serine protease 3, which produces MLGRKLLVFALVAVCSASSIPHTTVHPKDLPIQHRSIQGRITNGNEATEGQVPYIVGVSLNANGNWWWCGGSIIGHTWILTAAHCTVEANEAILYYGATNYNQPSLRHTVGRENFITYPEYRGGDHDISLIRTPHVDFYSLINKIELTSLDDRYNSFENSWAQAAGWGAIYDGSNVVEDLRVVDLRVISVSECQAYYGTITATDNVICVAAPDGKSTCQGDSGGPLVSQDGNKLIGVTSFGSIYGCQVGAPAGFTRVTNYLEWIKEETDISY; this is translated from the exons atgttgggtCGCAAACTTCTGGTTTTTGCCCTGGTGGCGGTCTGCAGCGCATCCTCCATTCCTCATACCACGGTCCACCCTAAGGATCTACCGATCCAGCATAGGAGTATCCAGGGTCGTATCACCAATGGGAATGAGGCGACAGAGGGTCAGGTGCCCTATATTGTTGGAGTCAGCCTAAATGCCAATGGCAACTGGTGGTGGTGCGGTGGCTCCATCATTGGCCACACTTGGATCTTGACTGCTGCCCATTGTACTGTCGA AGCCAACGAAGCTATTCTGTACTACGGAGCCACCAACTACAACCAGCCCTCCTTGAGGCATACTGTCGGAAGGGAGAACTTCATAACGTATCCTGAATACCGTGGAGGTGATCATGATATCTCCCTGATCAGAACCCCTCATGTGGACTTCTACAGTCTGATTAACAAGATCGAGCTGACAAGTCTAGACGACCGGTACAACTCCTTTGAGAATTCCTGGGCCCAAGCCGCGGGTTGGGGCGCCATTTACGATGGCAGCAACGTGGTTGAGGATCTCCGGGTTGTGGACCTTAGGGTGATTTCCGTTTCCGAGTGCCAGGCTTACTATGGAACCATTACCGCAACGGACAATGtcatttgcgtggccgctccTGACGGCAAGTCTACTTGCCAAGGCGATTCTGGTGGTCCCCTGGTTTCCCAAGATGGCAACAAGCTGATCGGAGTGACTTCGTTTGGATCCATTTATGGCTGCCAAGTTGGAGCCCCGGCTGGTTTCACTCGTGTCACTAACTACTTGGAGTGGATCAAGGAAGAGACCGATATTTCTtactaa
- the LOC6499017 gene encoding serine protease 3, protein MAGRLLFLLSIVGLSCASSLPQTTVHPKDLPIQHGKFQGRITNGNAATEGQVPYIVGVSLNANGNWWWCGGSIIGNTWILTAAHCTVDANEAILYYGSTNFNQPSLRHTVGRENLIVHPEYRGGDHDISLIRTLHVDFYSLISEIELPSMDDRYNSFANSMAQASGWGAIYDGSNVVEDLRVVELKVISVSECQAYYGSSIATDNILCVETPEGKSTCHGDSGGPLVSEETGKLIGVTSFVSSFGCQAGGPAGFTRVTNYLEWIKEETGIYY, encoded by the exons ATGGCGGGACGACTACTATTCCTTCTTTCTATAGTGGGCCTTAGCTGTGCCTCTTCTCTGCCCCAGACGACTGTCCATCCGAAGGATCTCCCAATTCAGCACGGAAAATTTCAAGGTCGCATCACCAATGGAAATGCAGCGACTGAGGGTCAGGTGCCCTACATTGTGGGAGTGAGCTTAAATGCCAATGGAAACTGGTGGTGGTGTGGAGGCTCCATAATTGGAAATACTTGGATCCTTACAGCCGCCCACTGCACTGTCGA TGCCAACGAAGCCATCCTCTACTATGGATCTACAAACTTTAACCAGCCGTCTCTGCGTCATACTGTTGGCAGGGAAAACTTAATTGTACATCCCGAATACCGTGGAGGGGACCATGATATCTCTCTAATTCGCACTCTTCATGTGGATTTCTACAGTTTGATCAGCGAGATAGAACTCCCTAGCATGGATGATCGCTACAACTCCTTCGCCAACTCCATGGCCCAGGCCTCGGGATGGGGAGCCATTTACGATGGTAGCAATGTAGTCGAGGATCTGCGAGTTGTGGAGTTGAAGGTGATTTCCGTGTCCGAATGTCAGGCTTACTATGGCAGTTCCATCGCCACGGATAACATTCTGTGTGTGGAGACTCCAGAAGGAAAATCCACATGCCACGGCGACTCAGGAGGTCCCCTAGTTTCGGAGGAGACTGGAAAACTCATCGGTGTTACCTCTTTTGTTTCCAGTTTTGGTTGCCAAGCAGGAGGTCCTGCTGGTTTCACTCGGGTGACCAATTACCTGGAATGGATTAAAGAAGAGACAGGTATTTACTATTAA
- the LOC6501576 gene encoding uncharacterized protein LOC6501576, with amino-acid sequence MHQVLSYETAVRANSSREFREYVSKRTCTSLVLTMAFFMLITGYLLGNFVAERKYHIRQMSKGIVKIPDNERSIQLNSEEYVSLQELQTYRNSKSKLLVAAKFLDKLQQQDESERYLATSLNTEIFNKYISCTQDIPPNTNIAASQFIEQLIDNTVARQRHCMEIIQVVINNHLANSQL; translated from the exons ATGCATCAAGTACTTAGCTACGAGACGGCAGTGCGGGCCAATAGCTCCCGCGAATTCCGCGAATATGTCTCCAAGCGCACTTGTACCTCTTTGGTGCTAACGATGGCATTTTTCATGCTAATAACAG GATACCTGTTGGGAAATTTCGTGGCCGAACGGAAGTACCACATACGTCAAATGTCAAAGGGAATAGTTAAAATCCCGGATAACGAAAGGTCCATACAGCTAAATAGTGAGGAATATGTCAGCCTGCAGGAGCTGCAAACATACCGGAATTCCAAGAGCAAGTTGCTGGTGGCCGCCAAATTCCTCGATAAGTTGCAGCAGCAGGACGAGAGTGAGAGGTACCTGGCCACCTCTCTGAATACGGAAATTTTCAACAAGTACATATCCTGCACTCAGGATATTCCGCCCAACACGAATATAGCTGCTAGTCAGTTTATCGAACAACTTATTGATAATACGGTGGCCAGGCAGCGGCACTGCATGGAGATTATCCAGGTGGTGATTAATAATCACCTGGCCAATAGTCAGTTGTAA
- the LOC6499016 gene encoding mannosyl-oligosaccharide alpha-1,2-mannosidase IA, whose protein sequence is MNYFRLYVRRVQYRWHTSNMATKIRFIASVCLFIFIIIYVFLWWRKDFKKERMNLPNQDDIRDENPAVTRKRIKSMMLHAWHNYARLTWGANELRPISGRPYLGGDFGAHRLGATIIESMDTLHIMGLHKELNRSRDWIDQKFTLDRVDDSLSVYELTSRLLAPMLTLYSLTGDDLYKNKAIYIANKILPAFDTPTGIPWRRVVPKEGSTLNRYLDNWALLSEYGALHLEFFYLSEITGSSIYKDRVEGIRITLSNLTKTNGLYPNSIDIKTRQWGRSDFSMHRYYDYLLKSWIQSARCDAKTLAMFQDAMLAVVQNMVVITPDEVTYVSEVQSGNHTHRMTQMACFSGALFVQGAIETLMKFWEKYMLIGIGIVESCYKSFTATPTHIGPEVIGFSEDAKKDIVSHQLNYYNLRPEVAESYMLLYRLTRDDKYRTWGLELVGALEKYCRAPGGYNGIMNVYDSSTETDDVQRSFFLGATLKYLYLLFSGDYVIPLHQWVFNSRGHFLPIKEINDLYREYNFTTMNNNIP, encoded by the coding sequence ATGAATTATTTTCGTTTATATGTCCGACGCGTTCAATATAGATGGCATACATCCAACATGGCCACTAAAATCAGATTTATTGCaagtgtttgtttgtttatttttataataatatacgTTTTCCTTTGGTGGAGGAAAGACTTTAAAAAGGAAAGAATGAATCTACCAAATCAAGACGATATCAGAGATGAAAATCCTGCTGTAACGCGAAAGAGGATCAAGAGTATGATGCTGCATGCCTGGCACAATTACGCTCGACTTACTTGGGGCGCCAATGAGTTACGTCCAATCTCGGGACGCCCCTATCTTGGAGGCGATTTCGGCGCCCATCGGCTCGGAGCAACAATCATAGAAAGTATGGACACGTTGCACATAATGGGGCTTCACAAAGAACTGAATCGTTCTCGGGATTGGATCGATCAGAAATTTACTTTGGATCGAGTGGATGATTCGCTGTCGGTTTATGAATTAACCTCCAGATTGCTGGCACCCATGCTAACACTATATTCCCTCACTGGAGATGATCTTTACAAGAACAAGGCAATTTATATTGCAAACAAAATACTGCCAGCCTTCGACACTCCCACTGGAATCCCCTGGCGTCGAGTGGTGCCCAAAGAAGGTAGTACACTAAATAGATACCTGGACAACTGGGCCCTACTTTCCGAGTATGGAGCACTGCACCTGGAGTTCTTTTATCTTAGCGAAATTACTGGTTCATCTATTTACAAAGATCGAGTGGAGGGTATTCGGATCACGCTGTCgaatttaacaaaaacaaatggtCTGTATCCGAATTCAATTGATATTAAAACTAGGCAATGGGGAAGATCCGATTTTTCAATGCATCGATATTACGACTATCTGCTCAAGTCCTGGATACAATCGGCCAGATGCGATGCTAAAACCTTGGCAATGTTTCAAGACGCTATGCTGGCTGTAGTGCAAAATATGGTTGTAATAACTCCGGATGAAGTAACATACGTATCTGAGGTACAAAGCGGAAACCATACCCATCGAATGACTCAGATGGCTTGCTTTTCTGGGGCTCTTTTTGTCCAAGGCGCTATAGAAACTTTAATGAAATTCTGGGAAAAATATATGCTGATTGGAATTGGCATTGTAGAATCCTGCTATAAAAGTTTTACGGCGACACCCACCCACATCGGGCCGGAAGTAATTGGATTTTCGGAGGATGCTAAAAAGGATATAGTATCTCATCAGTTGAACTATTATAATCTAAGACCTGAAGTGGCAGAGAGTTACATGTTACTTTACCGGCTCACCCGCGATGACAAGTATCGAACTTGGGGGCTTGAGTTAGTTGGAGCATTGGAGAAATATTGCCGAGCACCCGGAGGTTACAATGGCATTATGAATGTCTACGACTCCTCTACGGAAACCGATGATGTGCAAAGGAGTTTCTTTCTGGGAGCAACTCTCAAGTATTTATATCTGCTGTTTTCCGGAGATTATGtcattcctttgcatcaatgGGTCTTCAACAGCAGGGGGCACTTTTTGCCCATAAAAGAAATAAACGATTTGTACCGTGAATACAACTTTACGActatgaataataatatacCTTAA